AACTCCGTTTTCCCGACGCCGGGGAACCCGGTCATGTGCATCGGGATGCGCGCCTGTAACCCGATGGCGACGAGTTGCACGAAATGCCGGAACTCCATTGGCGGGACACCCCCGGGCCATTAGACACCGCTTTCGGACGGAGTGGTGTGCGTGCTCGCGGGTAATCGGCTTCGGGATGATCGGCATCGACGCCTTGACCCTCGAGACTCCTTGTGACCATAATTGGTCATGAGCGACGTCCGCATTGCCGATTTGAAGGCGCGCCTCAGCGAACACCTCCGGTCCGTACGAAACGGCGGGACGGTGACGGTGCTCGACCGCGATACTCCCATCGCCCGCATCATCCCGGTTGCCGCGCCGTCCCTCGAGATTCGCAAGGCCAGACGTCCGCTCCGGGACCTGAAACTCCCACCCAGGCCGTCGAAGCGTACCGACAGCACGGCCTCTCTCGTTGAAGACCGTCGCCGCCGGTGATCGCGTATCTCGATACTTCGGCGCTCCTCCGCATCGTTCTGCGCGAGGCTGGCGCGCTCGACGACCTGCGAACCTATGACCGTCTCGTATCGAGCGAATTGATTGCCGTCGAAAGCGCACGGACGATCGATCGGCTTCGCACGCAAGGCGCGCTGACGATGACCGAGGCGGCCGAGCGGATCGGGGTGGTGAACGAGTGGCTCGAAGCGGTCGACCTGGTGCTGCTGCGTCCGCCCGTATTGAGCCGTGCGAGCGACCCGATGCCGATGCCGCTCGGCACGCAGGACGCCATCCACCTCGCGACCGCCCTGAGCTGGCGCGACCGCCTCGGACCGCTGCCGCAGATGGTGACACACGACGCGGCGCTCGGTGCGGCGGCCCGAGGATTCGGGTTCGACGTTCGCGGCATCTGAGCCGGCGCCTCTCGCAGGCCGCAGCCTACGGCCCGCGCACTGCGATTCGCGACGTGAGCTTCTGACGACGACAGGACCGATGTCGCGGGGCGCGTCGGCCTATTCGGAACGCAGCGCCGTGGCCGGATCGACGCGAGAGGCGCGCCAGGCCGGCGCGGCGATGGCGACGAGCGCCACCGCGGCAAGCAGGGCGACCGCGCTCGCGATCGTGAAGCCGTCGAGCGGGGTGACGCCGTACAGCAGCCCGCGGAGTGTGCGCGTAACCGCCGCGGCGCCGGCCAGCCCGACTGCCGCGCCGAGCGCGGTGAGCAGAAGCCCTTCGCCGATGACGAGCCGGAGAATGCCGGCCGCCGATGCACCCAACGCCACGCGCACGCCGAATTCCTGGGTACGTTGCGACGTCAGATACGCGAGCGTGCCATACAGGCCGACGCCAGCGAGCACGAGCGAGGCAATGGCGAACGCGGACAGCACCAGCATCGTGAACCGCGTGTTGTCGATGGACGCTGCGACGATCTCCTGCATCGGCCGAATGTCGAACACCGGCCGGCCCGGGCCGAGGCTCTCGACGGCTCGTTTGATCGCCGGCCCGATGGTCGAGAGCGGCGCGCGGGTCTTCACCACGAGGGTCTGCTCGATCTCGTACACGTGCGACGGCACGTAGATCATCAGCGTGTCGCCCTGGCGGATGTCTCGCGCGCGGATCGGACCGGCCACGCCAACGACCTCCAGGGGCAGCTTCGAGTACTCGACCGATAACTGTTTGCCGATCGCGTCCCCCTGCCACAATCGCGCCGCCACCTGCTCGTCGACGATGGCGACGCGACGGCGATGAAGGATGTCGTCATCTGAGATGTCCCGGCCGGCGCGCAGCGGAATCCCCATGACGCCGAGGAACCCGGGCATGACGCTGCGGTGCATGCCGATCGAAGGGGTCCCCTGTCGATCCTCGCCCCGCCGGAAGCGCAGCGTGCTCTGAACCGGCGCCAACGGCAGCGGACCGCCGATGCTGACGGCCTCGACAGCGGGCAGGTCGCGCACGCGCGCCATCGCAGTCTGATAGAACGCCGACCGGCGTTCGACGCTCGAGAAGTTCCTCAGGTTCAGCGACACCCGCGCGGTGACGACATGCGCCGGCTCGAAGCCGATGGGCGCGTCGAGCAGCTTGATGAACGTGCGCAGCATCAGGCCGGCTGCAACGAGCGGCACGATCGACAGCGCCACTTCGGCCAGAACGAGCGCGCGCTGCAGTCGACGGCTCTGCAGCTGGAGCGATCCCGGCCGGCTGGCGTGAAGCTGCTGACCGCCCCCGCCGCGCGTGAACGCCAGGGCGGGAGCCAACCCGAAGATCGCGGCCGATACCAGTGTGACGCCAGCCGTCCACAGAACGACGACGCCGTCGACGGCGATCTCGGACTGGCGGGGAAGATGGGCCGGCCGAAGCCAGTCCAGGAGGTCGACGCCGAGCCGCGCGAGCAGTAAACCGGCGGCGCCGCCGAGCAGCGCGAGGAGGAGGTTCTCCGCCAGAAGCTGGCGAATCAGGCGGAGCCGCGTGGCGCCGAGCGCGCGCCGCACCGCGAGCTCACGCTCACGTCTCTTCGCCCGCGCCAGCAGCAGATTCGCGACGTTGACGCAGGCGATGAGGAGCACGAACCCGACTGCCGCGGCGAGCGCCATCAGCGCCGGTCTCACCTCGCGCGTGACCACCTCGCCCAGCGGCCGCACCGTCATACGCAATCCGCCCGGGTATGCCGATGGATGGCTGGCGGCGAAGCGTGCGGCGGCAGTGTCGAGCTCCGCCTGCGCCTGCGCGAGGGTTGCGCCAGGCGCGACGCGGCCGAACAACGGCATCCCGCGATAGATCAGATCCGGCGCGAAATCGCGCGGCAGCACCAGATCGACCCGCTCCTCGGCATGGTTCGCCGCCGGAACAACGAGCCGGAAGGCGGGCGGGAGAACGCCCACGACCTGCACGGCCATGTTGTTGACCGTCAGCGGCCGTCCGATCACGCCGGGATCGCCGTGGAACCGACGCTGCCACAACTCGTGGCTGATCACGACGCCTTTGAGGAGGGTGCCGTCCGCGTCCATGGATGTGACGATCGTTCGTCCGGCTGTCAGGGTTGCACCCAGGAGCGGCAGCAGGTCGTCGGTCACCCTGGCGGACGCGACCCGTTCCATCATGCCGTCTATTTCCAGACTCGCATCGCGTCCCTCGAGCTGTGCGATGCCGGTGATCAGCTGCAGCTCCCGTGGATCGAATACCGGGCCGGCTGACGAATAGGCGCTCGGCAGTGCGTGCGTGTCGGCCTCGATGAGGACGATCCGGGCCGCGTCCGGATATGGCAGCGGCCGCCACAGCACGGCGTGCATCACGCTGAAGGTGGCGGCGTTCACGCCGATGCCGAGCGCGATGGTCATGACGACGACCAGCGCATAGGCGGGAGATCGCCACAGGACCCTGGCGCCATATCGGACGTCGTGCAGCGCCGCCCCGAGCGCCGCGCCGATGCGGACGTCCCGCACGCGTTCTTTGACCTGCTCGATGCCGCCGACCTCGATGAGCGCGGCGCGCTCCGCTTCGCCGCGTGTCAGGCCTCGCCGTTCGTAGGACGCAGCGCGGGCCTCGACGTAGGCGCGGAGCTCGTCGTCCAGGTCACGGTCGGCGCCTGCGGATCGCCGCAGCGCCCGGATCCGCGCCAGCACGGCGCGCAGGATGGACATGATCACGCCCCTTCCAGCACGAGCGTCATCGCCATCACCACGCGCTGCCACGAAGCCTTTTCAGCGGAGAGGCGGCGCCGTCCCTCCCGCGTCAGGCGGTACGACTTGATGCGGCGCCCCTTGGGAGGCATTTCCCATTCACCCTCGATCAGCCCGTTCTGCTCGAGGCGGTGAAGTGCAGGAAAGAGCGATCCCGCCTTGACGTGAAACGTCCCTCGGGTCGTCTGAAAAATGCGCTCGGCGATGGCGGCGCCATGGAGCGGCTCCAGTTCGAGCGTCCGGAGGACGAGCAGGTCGAGCGTGCCCTTGACGAGCGAGGCGACGGGTTCCGGCATGAGTAGGACTTCTTTATAGAAGTCCTATATATCATGGCGGACGCAGGCCTTCAACTCACGCACCGCGCCGACGCCTCTCGCCGCCGCTCGGGACCCAGCCTACTGCTCGCGGACGTCGATTCGTGAATTGATCGTCAACGGGCCCGAGACGACCTGCTGTTTGCCCGACGGCCACGTCACTTCGATCCGCTCCACCGTGTCGCTCGCCCCGAGACCGAAGTACAGCGGATACAGGCTGTGCGAGAGATATCCGGAGTTGCCGTCGAAGACCTTGGTGTAGGTCGACCCGCCCGCGGTCACCTTTACGATCGCCCCCAGCCCGTCGCGATTCGACGTCGTCCCGGTCAGCTTCACCGCGATGTAGCGGACGCGCGTCTTCTCCGTCAGGTTGCTGACGAGCACCATCGGCGCCGCGTTGAACTCGTTGGTGACGATGTCCAGGTCGCCGTCGCCGTCGAGATCGAAGAGTGCCGCCGCGCGTGAGCCGCGCGCGGCCCACACCGCCACGCGCCCTGTCGCGCCCGCGGCATCCGGATGCCCCTTGTCCTTACCGGACGCGTCGAGCTCGAACCAGGGCGTCGTCAGGCCGCCCTGCCGCGGCTCGATGCCGAGCAGGAACTCCGCGTCGGCGAACCGCCGGCCGCGGTCGTTGAGCTTCACCGAGTTGACCATGTAGCGGAACGGGTAGTTCATGCCGGAGGCGATGAACGCGTCGTCCCACCCGTCGGCATTCAGGTCGCCGACACTCGGACCCCAGGGACAGTAGTTCTCCGCGCCGACGGTGTCGGAGACCTCGCGAAACTTGCCAGCGCCTTCCTTGAGGAAGAACGAGTTGCCCCAGGTGCTGGTCTTGCCGCTGCCGACGACCGAGGCCGGCCACAGCATGGTCGACTTCGTCTTCTCCCGCTCGGGGCCGATCA
The sequence above is a segment of the Vicinamibacterales bacterium genome. Coding sequences within it:
- a CDS encoding type II toxin-antitoxin system prevent-host-death family antitoxin; this translates as MSDVRIADLKARLSEHLRSVRNGGTVTVLDRDTPIARIIPVAAPSLEIRKARRPLRDLKLPPRPSKRTDSTASLVEDRRRR
- a CDS encoding ABC transporter permease yields the protein MSILRAVLARIRALRRSAGADRDLDDELRAYVEARAASYERRGLTRGEAERAALIEVGGIEQVKERVRDVRIGAALGAALHDVRYGARVLWRSPAYALVVVMTIALGIGVNAATFSVMHAVLWRPLPYPDAARIVLIEADTHALPSAYSSAGPVFDPRELQLITGIAQLEGRDASLEIDGMMERVASARVTDDLLPLLGATLTAGRTIVTSMDADGTLLKGVVISHELWQRRFHGDPGVIGRPLTVNNMAVQVVGVLPPAFRLVVPAANHAEERVDLVLPRDFAPDLIYRGMPLFGRVAPGATLAQAQAELDTAAARFAASHPSAYPGGLRMTVRPLGEVVTREVRPALMALAAAVGFVLLIACVNVANLLLARAKRRERELAVRRALGATRLRLIRQLLAENLLLALLGGAAGLLLARLGVDLLDWLRPAHLPRQSEIAVDGVVVLWTAGVTLVSAAIFGLAPALAFTRGGGGQQLHASRPGSLQLQSRRLQRALVLAEVALSIVPLVAAGLMLRTFIKLLDAPIGFEPAHVVTARVSLNLRNFSSVERRSAFYQTAMARVRDLPAVEAVSIGGPLPLAPVQSTLRFRRGEDRQGTPSIGMHRSVMPGFLGVMGIPLRAGRDISDDDILHRRRVAIVDEQVAARLWQGDAIGKQLSVEYSKLPLEVVGVAGPIRARDIRQGDTLMIYVPSHVYEIEQTLVVKTRAPLSTIGPAIKRAVESLGPGRPVFDIRPMQEIVAASIDNTRFTMLVLSAFAIASLVLAGVGLYGTLAYLTSQRTQEFGVRVALGASAAGILRLVIGEGLLLTALGAAVGLAGAAAVTRTLRGLLYGVTPLDGFTIASAVALLAAVALVAIAAPAWRASRVDPATALRSE
- a CDS encoding type II toxin-antitoxin system VapC family toxin, which codes for MIAYLDTSALLRIVLREAGALDDLRTYDRLVSSELIAVESARTIDRLRTQGALTMTEAAERIGVVNEWLEAVDLVLLRPPVLSRASDPMPMPLGTQDAIHLATALSWRDRLGPLPQMVTHDAALGAAARGFGFDVRGI
- a CDS encoding PadR family transcriptional regulator; translation: MPEPVASLVKGTLDLLVLRTLELEPLHGAAIAERIFQTTRGTFHVKAGSLFPALHRLEQNGLIEGEWEMPPKGRRIKSYRLTREGRRRLSAEKASWQRVVMAMTLVLEGA